GGAAACGGGAGAATATAATGTCTCATACATTGAACGCCTGTTAAAAGGGCGGCCCATAGTACTGATAAACTTAGTACATAGGCAGCAGGGGCTTATTGTAGCTAAAGGAAACCCCAAAAATATAAAGGGCGTAGAAGATCTGGTCCGGGACGACATTGGTTATATTAACCGCCAGCGTGGTGCAGGCACCCGTATCTTACTGGACTTTAAATTAAAGGAAAAGAACATAGACCCGGTCACCATTCAAGGATATGATCGTGAAGATTATACTCACATGTCAGTGGCAGCAGCGGTGGCTTCGGGCTCGGCCGATGCGGCTATGGGCATACTAGCAGCGGCCAGGGCGCTCGACCTGGACTTTGTCCCGGTGGTGGAGGAGCGCTATGATCTGTGTATTCCCGGTGAATATTATGATACTCCGTACATTCAGCGCCTGCTGGAAGTAATGAAGATGCCGGAGTTCCGGCAGGAGGTAGAGAGCTTGGGTGGCTATGATTTGCGGGACTGTGGGAAAGTGATGTGGAGGGGATAGGCGTTAGGGGATAGGGGATAGGCTTAAAGTTGGAATGGATAAAAGCACCTCCCCTTTCCATGATTTTCCTAACCAACTAACCACTAACCAACTAACCAACTAACCAACTTCTTAAAGACTTGCAGGATTAATGATTAAAGAATTCAAGATTAAAAACTAAAACCTTTTGACGGGATTAACGGGATTTGACGGGATCTTTCCTTTAGCTTAGAAGATTTTGGGTGTATGATCCCAATTCATTCCTAGAATCAGTATTTAGGATTGATATTTAAAAAATGGATAATTCAAAAGACCCTAAAGAAATACCCAAGGCCTTTTAGACAGGATTACAGGATTTGCAGGATTGTTGGATTGAGTTGTCTTTTGTTTACATTTTTTTAAAATAAGCTAAAAAACCATATATAAAATGAATTGCTTAAAAAACAACGCAAATAAGTAAAATGCACAATCAAAAAAATCCCGTTTCATCCCGTTAATCCCGTCGAAAAAAAAAGACCCAAAAGATCTACCCGCAGCCCTAATCCTTTTTTGTCCTGTAATCCTGTCCAAGGTTTTTCTAACTAACTAACACCTAACCAACTTTCCCTTCCTAGCAAGCAAGAACCGTCCCCACTTGCTACCTACTTGACGAAACAATTGTCAAAATAGGTTTGAGGAGAAATTAAACCGTTATTCAGGAGGCCATTATGAATATTCCCATTGATAAGAATAAAAGGTGGATAGCAGGTTTGCACGATAGCATTGATCAACTCGGTGAAGATTTGCAAGCCGCAATAATGAAACCAGCGGGTAAAAAATGCGCTTCAGACCTATTTTCATTATGCGAAAGCTATTTAGGGAGAAAAGTAGAGACAATAGAAGATCTTGTGAATGGTTGGAATACTCTCAGAGAAAAGCGGAACCTGGAAGGGAAGTGGGTATTTAAAGGGGATAGGGTCCGAGGCACATTCTATGTATGTGGTTGCCCGCTTGTTCGTTCCGGAATGATAGAGTTGCATCCTGTCCAGTGTTATTGTTCCCAAGGAATGATGGAGATGATTTTTTCCGCAGTAGCAAAAAAAACGGTACAAGTTAAGATTGAACACTCCATCGGCAGGGGTGATGATGTATGCCAATTCTTGATAAAGCTTTAGCCGTTTCATGACGGGTAAGGGAGAAAGGGGGAAGGAACAAACATGGCAAATTATTCAGCATGGCAATACGACGAAATGCAACAGATCGGTAAAGACTATGGAAATGTTGCTGAAGTAGAGGCATATGATTCACGGCATAATCAGTTCAGAAATATTCAACAGGAAAGTCAATTTATCCTTGATCGTCTGGCTGTCCGGAAGGAACAGGTTATCCTTGATTTCGGGGCCGGAACCGGAACATTTGCGCTTGAGGCTGCCAAACGCTGTTCGAAGGTATATGCGGTGGATGTATCTCGTTTGATGCTCGATTACGCTAAAAAGAAGGCCGATTCCCACAGCGTAGGCAATATCGTGTTTAGTCATGGAGGCTTTCTGACGTACGATCATCTCGACGATCCGGTAGATGTGATTGTGACGAGTTTGGCCCTACATCATCTGCCCGATTTCTGGAAATTAGCTGCCCTGAGTCGAATAAACACCATGTTGAAGGACCAAGGGCGATTGTTTCTCATGGACGTGGTTTTTTCCGAGGAGAACTACGTAGAGAATATCACAAATTGGATAACCGGTATCGAACGAAATGCCGGTCCGGAAACAGCAGAAGACATTCGAATGCATGTTCAAAAGGAGTACTCAACCTTTACGTGGATTATGGAAGGTCTTTTGGCAAGAACCGGTTTTCGTATCGATCAATCGGATCATGAAAACGGTGTAATAGCCCGGTATTTCTGCACGAAGATCAACAACTGTAAATAAGTCCGCATGCACCGGGTCCTTTAAAAGCCGTCTCCACTTGCACAAAAGGATTCTCACGACACAAGGTGAGAATCCTTTGTTGGTTTAAAGCTCTTGATCACAACTAGGGACAGTGTGGTGGCAGCTGGTACGGTTCCACTACTGGGGCCAATCGTTCCCGGCAACGTTGTTCAGCCAGTAGGATTTCCAATTTGCGTTGCATTGACTTTGCTTTGGGAGTTGAGTAGCGAGGATTGGTAAGATTTTTTGTTTCCAGTGGGTCGTTTACCATTGTGGCGTAAAAGTTCCTGTGTTAACAGGTACTTCTTTCGCCATTCCATAACCTCCGGACTTCCATAGATAGGTGGATATCGTTCTTCATCCACCATGATGATAAGGAATGCAGCATAAGGTTAAATTTTAATCAAACACTCTTAAAGTTTCAAAAAAACTCTTCATGAAGCCTGAAGGTTTTAACAATGAAATATAGTATTTTAAAAATATAACAATCCGAGGAGGCGGCTGTTCGGCTTTTATCCAGACAATCTCTATGTCATTAGGTAACATACAAGGAGAAAAAAATGAATCAGAATTCAAATGAAGCAACACCTGAAGTACGCGTCCTCGTGATGACCGCTGTCCCGGTGGAGAGGGAAGCGGTGTTGCGCGGGCTGCACGGAGATGGAAGGTTTGACGTTTTGTTAGCGGGTGTCGGTCCGGTATCGGCCGCTGTCAATACGGCGAAGGTGCTTGCTACTGCCCGTTACGGTTTGGTTGTGAGCGCTGGTATTGGAGGAGGCTTTCCCGGTAAGGCCGATGTGGGCTCCGTCGTGGCGGCGAAGGAGATCGTCGCAGCTGATCTAGGAGTGGAGACCCCCGAAGGTTTCAGTAGTTTGGATGAGTTGGGCTTAGGATGCACTCGTATTCAGGTTAATGCCAGCCTGGTGAGCGCTGTGACTGATGCGCTGCTGGCAGCCAAATTGCCGGTAAAAACCGGCCCTGTACTCACAGTATCGACGGTGACGGGTACGGCAGAGAGTGCCGCCGAATTGCTGGCACGGGTGCCGGGGGCCGCTGCCGAGGCCATGGAGGGGTATGGTGTGGCTTGCGCAGCGCACGATTGTGGTGTACCAATTCTGGAGCTCCGCGCCATCTCAAACCTGGTCGGTCCACGTGACCGTGCCGCATGGCGCATCAAAGATGCTCTGGAGCTCCTGGAAGCAGCAAGCTCAGTATTGTTGGAGGTGTTACCATGAAAATTGCCTTCTCTCCTTGCCCCAATGACACTTTTATTTTCCATGCTTGGGTATACGGGCTCATACCCGGTGCGCCGAAACTCGATGTCACCTATGCGGATATTAATGTCACGAACAGTTTGGCAACTGGCTTCAACGGGCCGGATGTGGTCAAAATATCGTATGCGGCACTACCATGGGTGTTATCCGAATACGCGCTACTTCCTTGCGGGGGTGCGTTGGGTAGAGGATGCGGGCCACTGGTGTTGACGTCAAACAGAGCAGACAGTATTGATGATCCGGCGTTGCTGGCCGGCCGGCGGGTGGCAGTACCCAGTGAGCGATCAACCGCTTACTTACTGTTTCGGCTGTGGACAGCTCAGCATGTGCCCGGTGGTGTGGGTGAGATTGTGATACTACCGTTTCACGAGATCATGCCGGCGGTGCGCGATGGTATGGTTGATGCCGGTCTGGTGATTCATGAGGCACGCTTTACCTATCCTTCGTATGGGCTAACGCTCTTGGCTGACTTAGGCAGTTGGTGGGAGGGCGATACCAATTTACCGATTCCGCTGGGAGCGATTATTGCCCGCCGGTCATTGGATCTGTCTGCCATTGCCGGCTGGATTCGGGCATCAATCAAATTTGCCCGGGCACACCCGGAGGCGTCACAGAAGTATGTGTTAAGTCACGCCCAAGAAATGTCCCCCGAAGTAGTAAAAGCGCACATTAAGCTTTATGTGAACGAGTTTACCGAAAATTTAGGTGCGATTGGGTATGAGGCGGTAACCACCTTGCTTAGCCGGGCCTCGGAAGAAGGGCTGCTCCCCAAGGTGGATTTGGCAGCGCTACGTATTTAATTGGTATGATGCAATCCTTTGGCTATGTACGGAAGAAAAAAATCATAACTAATTTAAACACATAGAGTACATATTTTGGAAAAGGTAATTATTGAAGTCACAAGCTCGCAATGTACTTTTACAAGCCCGGTGATAAAATTTATATCAATGGTGCTTAATTGACATGGAGAAATCCAATAATGTCTGTATGATGGCCCTGCAATCATTTTTCACGTTTATTTATGCATGAAGAAAGGGCGTTGCACCGCAGCAGATGGGGTTTGGGGATAAGCTTACTGTACAATGTCCTGATTATTACGCTCCGGTGGTATTTGAAATTAAGAAACAGGATTAAAGCATAAAATTTGATTAATTTTTAGGCCACTAAAGAACAGTAATTAAACCTCGCAAGAATTTGCGAGGTTTAATTACTGATGACAAACCTGTCTTTTGCGCATAGCGAATTCGATAAGCGGAAGCGGGGCCGAGCACAGAAGGTCAGCTACCAGGTATTCAAACCTAAGATCTTCTTAAAAGGTTCATATCCTAACCAACTTTCCTCAATATTCCGGCGGCATTTCTTTTATCTGGTCCAACCTAAACACCGGCCCGTCCGTGCAAACAAACTTGGACCCAATGTTACACCGGCCGCACTTTCCTATACCGCACTTCATCTTTAATTCCAGGGTAGTTATAACCTGCTCATCCGTATAACCCATCTTTTCCAGCGCCTGGAGGACGAATTTGATCATTATGGGTGGGCCGCAGGTAATAGCGATTTTATTTTTCGGTGTAGGAGCGATCTCTTCCAGGTAAGCAGGGACAAAGCCTACATGGCCGGTCCATGCATCTTCAGGCCCGTCAATGGTAGTAAATACTTCTGTGTCAGGTAACCGGCACCACCTCTCAAAAAGGTCTTGCTTAAAACACAAATCGTCCATGGAACGGGCGCCGTAAAGGATGGTTACTTTTCCGTACTGATCACGGTTTGATTCATCCAAAACAAAGTCAATAAGTGAACGTAAAGGGGCGAGTCCAATCCCCCCACCGATAAATAAAAGGTCTTTGCCCTGCATGTCGTGGTAGGGGAAGTGGTTACCGTACGGCCCCCGGATGCCTACCTTTGACCCCTTTTCCAGTTGGTGAAGGACCTCAGTTAGTTTCCCCACTTTTTTTACACTGAACTCCAGCATTCCCTGCCGCGTAGGTGAAGAGGTGATACTAATGGTGGCCTCTCCTGTTCCAAACACCGATATCTGGGCTACCTGCCCCGGTTTATTATTGAATTTCTCCATTACGCCCGGATCGTCAAATACCATTTTAAAAGTTTTGACGTCGCCGGTTTCATCTACTATATCTGTTATGGTGGCAATAAAAGGTATTAGAGGGCTGTCCGCCATTTATTTTACCTCCCCGAGATCGGTGATAATACCGGTTATATCCATATTCACCGGACATTTAACAATACATCTCCCGCAGCCCACGCAGCCCTCTATACCATAACGGTCCAGGTGATATTTTATCTTGTGCATAAAACGGTTGCGAACCCGTTCTTTTTTGGTGGGCCTGGGGTTGTGACCTCCGGCCATTTTGGTGAAGTCCCCGTACATACAAGAGTCCCAGCAGCGGCACCTGGACCCTGTGGTTTCTTCCGGTGCATAATCGAAAATGTCAAAGCAATGACAGGTGGGACAAACATAGGTGCATATCCCGCACCCCAGGCACTTGCGGGAAATTTCATCCCAGTAAGGCAGCTCAAAGTTGTTATTCATGGTTTCTTTTGCCTTGGAAGGGGAGACATGGTGCACAAATTGTTCGTTTAACTGTTTTCGTTTTTCTTCTTTAATCTTCTCCAGGTGAACATACTCTTGTGTGAGAAGATCCTGATACAGTTCTCTTAGCTCCCGCCCCGTGTAAGAGCACTCTTCAATGATATAGCCGCTTCCGTAACTGATTAAGACCAGATCGGCACCCTCGGGTGCTACGGG
The window above is part of the Bacillota bacterium genome. Proteins encoded here:
- a CDS encoding futalosine hydrolase, whose amino-acid sequence is MNQNSNEATPEVRVLVMTAVPVEREAVLRGLHGDGRFDVLLAGVGPVSAAVNTAKVLATARYGLVVSAGIGGGFPGKADVGSVVAAKEIVAADLGVETPEGFSSLDELGLGCTRIQVNASLVSAVTDALLAAKLPVKTGPVLTVSTVTGTAESAAELLARVPGAAAEAMEGYGVACAAHDCGVPILELRAISNLVGPRDRAAWRIKDALELLEAASSVLLEVLP
- a CDS encoding hydrogenase: MADSPLIPFIATITDIVDETGDVKTFKMVFDDPGVMEKFNNKPGQVAQISVFGTGEATISITSSPTRQGMLEFSVKKVGKLTEVLHQLEKGSKVGIRGPYGNHFPYHDMQGKDLLFIGGGIGLAPLRSLIDFVLDESNRDQYGKVTILYGARSMDDLCFKQDLFERWCRLPDTEVFTTIDGPEDAWTGHVGFVPAYLEEIAPTPKNKIAITCGPPIMIKFVLQALEKMGYTDEQVITTLELKMKCGIGKCGRCNIGSKFVCTDGPVFRLDQIKEMPPEY
- a CDS encoding class I SAM-dependent methyltransferase, producing MANYSAWQYDEMQQIGKDYGNVAEVEAYDSRHNQFRNIQQESQFILDRLAVRKEQVILDFGAGTGTFALEAAKRCSKVYAVDVSRLMLDYAKKKADSHSVGNIVFSHGGFLTYDHLDDPVDVIVTSLALHHLPDFWKLAALSRINTMLKDQGRLFLMDVVFSEENYVENITNWITGIERNAGPETAEDIRMHVQKEYSTFTWIMEGLLARTGFRIDQSDHENGVIARYFCTKINNCK
- a CDS encoding sulfite reductase, with the translated sequence MPVKFLTADKLQIFIDRLLASSTVFSPSKQPGNVIRYTQASKPEDICIDYVNSDISPKELFFPQTEELFSFDQTDEGIDLRAQTGYKPKVIFGMRACDVKALLTLDPVFNSQWPDPHYAKNRNETIIICLACDKALPTCFCNTFGIDPVAPEGADLVLISYGSGYIIEECSYTGRELRELYQDLLTQEYVHLEKIKEEKRKQLNEQFVHHVSPSKAKETMNNNFELPYWDEISRKCLGCGICTYVCPTCHCFDIFDYAPEETTGSRCRCWDSCMYGDFTKMAGGHNPRPTKKERVRNRFMHKIKYHLDRYGIEGCVGCGRCIVKCPVNMDITGIITDLGEVK
- a CDS encoding 1,4-dihydroxy-6-naphthoate synthase, which gives rise to MKIAFSPCPNDTFIFHAWVYGLIPGAPKLDVTYADINVTNSLATGFNGPDVVKISYAALPWVLSEYALLPCGGALGRGCGPLVLTSNRADSIDDPALLAGRRVAVPSERSTAYLLFRLWTAQHVPGGVGEIVILPFHEIMPAVRDGMVDAGLVIHEARFTYPSYGLTLLADLGSWWEGDTNLPIPLGAIIARRSLDLSAIAGWIRASIKFARAHPEASQKYVLSHAQEMSPEVVKAHIKLYVNEFTENLGAIGYEAVTTLLSRASEEGLLPKVDLAALRI